A genomic segment from Nocardia cyriacigeorgica GUH-2 encodes:
- the ilvA gene encoding threonine ammonia-lyase IlvA — protein sequence MSDPVDVLAELPTRPPLNADEIDAAAKRISDIIDPTPLQLCPRLSQLTGAQVYLKREDLTVVRSYKLRGAYNLVVQLSELERAAGVVTASAGNHAQGVAFACKAMGINGRIYVPTTTPKQKRDRIRIHGGEFVELIAVGETYDAAAAAAAADVARTGATMVPPFDDTRTAAGQGTIAAEILDQLGRTPDLVVVPVGGGGCLAGIGTYLRERSPRTAILGVEPAGAASMTAALVAGGPVTLPEIDPFVDGAAVRRIGDVPYAAVSGFGGRVVSHGSLPLLVATESPSGAGSFRMMQVDEGAICTAMLDLYQNEGIIAEPAGALAVTALAGLDIEPGSTVVCLVSGGNNDVSRYGEVIERSLVHQGLKHYFLVDFPQEPGALRRFLDEVLGPDDDITLFEYVKRNNRETGAALVGIELGAPEELESLLARIDASPIQCERLEPDSPAYRYLT from the coding sequence GTGTCGGATCCCGTCGATGTCCTCGCTGAACTGCCCACCCGTCCGCCGTTGAACGCGGACGAGATCGACGCGGCTGCGAAGCGAATTTCCGACATCATCGACCCGACGCCGCTGCAACTATGCCCGCGGTTGTCCCAGCTCACCGGCGCGCAGGTGTACCTCAAGCGCGAAGACCTCACCGTGGTGCGCTCCTACAAGCTGCGCGGCGCCTACAACCTGGTGGTTCAGCTCAGCGAGCTCGAACGCGCCGCGGGCGTGGTCACCGCCAGCGCGGGCAATCACGCGCAGGGCGTGGCGTTCGCGTGCAAGGCCATGGGCATCAACGGCCGCATCTACGTGCCGACCACCACGCCCAAGCAGAAACGCGACCGCATCCGCATCCACGGCGGCGAGTTCGTGGAACTGATCGCCGTCGGTGAGACCTACGACGCCGCCGCCGCGGCCGCCGCCGCCGACGTGGCGCGCACCGGCGCGACCATGGTCCCGCCGTTCGACGACACCCGCACCGCCGCCGGGCAGGGCACCATCGCCGCGGAAATCCTGGACCAGCTGGGCCGCACCCCGGATCTGGTGGTGGTCCCGGTGGGCGGTGGCGGCTGCCTCGCCGGCATCGGCACCTACCTGCGCGAACGGTCCCCGCGCACCGCGATCCTCGGGGTCGAACCGGCGGGCGCGGCCTCGATGACGGCGGCGCTGGTGGCCGGTGGCCCGGTGACGCTGCCGGAGATCGACCCGTTCGTCGACGGCGCCGCGGTGCGCCGCATCGGCGACGTGCCGTACGCGGCGGTGTCCGGGTTCGGCGGCCGGGTGGTCTCGCACGGTTCGCTTCCGCTGCTGGTGGCCACCGAATCTCCCTCGGGGGCAGGCTCGTTCCGGATGATGCAGGTCGACGAGGGCGCCATCTGCACCGCCATGCTCGACCTCTACCAGAACGAAGGCATCATCGCCGAGCCCGCGGGTGCGCTCGCGGTGACGGCGCTGGCCGGGCTCGATATCGAACCCGGCTCGACCGTGGTGTGCCTGGTGTCCGGCGGCAACAACGACGTCTCCCGCTACGGCGAGGTGATCGAACGGTCCCTGGTGCATCAAGGGCTCAAGCACTACTTCCTGGTGGACTTCCCGCAGGAACCGGGTGCGCTGCGCCGCTTCCTCGACGAGGTCCTCGGGCCCGACGACGACATCACACTGTTCGAGTACGTCAAGCGCAACAACCGCGAGACCGGGGCCGCGCTGGTGGGTATCGAACTGGGCGCGCCGGAGGAATTGGAGTCGTTGCTGGCGCGGATCGACGCCTCGCCGATCCAGTGCGAGCGGCTCGAACCGGACTCGCCGGCTTACCGGTACCTGACCTGA
- a CDS encoding TetR/AcrR family transcriptional regulator — translation MNSAPDNDPPTSAPKPRPGGRTARIRTQVLDAVHAELTEHGYDALTIDSVAARAGVHRATVYRRWRDVGGLIADVFAAAADIDWQPRDTGSLRGDLAALNEEIEASLTEQPSIAAALIAVSFRSEEAARALQQLWEQRYGQSEIVVERAVQRGEVPAGTDARELLIAATAPLYHRLVLLRAPAEPGLAERVAESAARAAAAGAFVARDG, via the coding sequence ATGAACTCCGCACCGGACAACGACCCGCCCACCAGCGCTCCCAAGCCCCGGCCGGGCGGGCGCACAGCCCGTATCCGCACCCAGGTCCTGGACGCGGTGCACGCCGAGCTGACAGAACACGGCTACGACGCGCTCACCATCGACAGCGTCGCCGCGCGCGCGGGCGTGCACCGCGCGACGGTGTACCGGCGCTGGCGCGATGTCGGCGGATTGATCGCCGATGTGTTCGCCGCCGCGGCCGATATCGACTGGCAGCCACGCGACACCGGGTCGCTGCGCGGGGATCTGGCCGCGCTCAACGAGGAGATCGAGGCGTCGCTGACCGAGCAGCCGTCGATCGCCGCCGCGCTGATCGCGGTGTCGTTCCGGTCGGAGGAGGCCGCCCGCGCGCTGCAACAGCTGTGGGAGCAGCGGTATGGGCAGTCGGAGATCGTCGTCGAGCGGGCGGTGCAGCGCGGGGAGGTTCCCGCGGGGACCGATGCGCGGGAGCTGTTGATCGCGGCGACAGCGCCGTTGTATCACCGGCTGGTGTTGTTGCGGGCGCCGGCCGAGCCGGGACTCGCCGAGCGGGTGGCCGAGAGCGCGGCGCGGGCGGCGGCGGCCGGGGCGTTCGTCGCGCGGGACGGGTGA
- a CDS encoding TetR/AcrR family transcriptional regulator gives MARPRGFDEDAAVDAAMRAFWSAGYEATSTQDLCAATGLGRSSIYNTFTSKHDLFERALGRYMTVKNAATEEVLDSDAPAREKLRTLLWRVVDAPDDDPIGCLVVNSTVELGPRDPEVAARLRADQRYRAELLTAVIERGQRDGEISRDKDARTLALFVIATIGGLQVAARGGADRDERAAIAATALGAL, from the coding sequence ATGGCACGACCACGAGGCTTCGACGAGGACGCGGCGGTCGACGCGGCCATGCGCGCGTTCTGGTCCGCCGGCTACGAGGCCACCTCCACCCAGGACCTGTGCGCGGCGACCGGACTGGGCCGCAGCAGCATCTACAACACCTTCACCAGCAAGCACGACCTGTTCGAGCGCGCCCTCGGCCGCTATATGACGGTCAAGAACGCGGCCACCGAGGAGGTCCTCGACTCCGACGCGCCGGCCAGGGAGAAACTGCGGACGCTGCTGTGGCGCGTGGTCGACGCCCCCGACGACGACCCGATCGGCTGCCTGGTGGTGAACTCGACCGTCGAACTCGGCCCGCGCGACCCCGAGGTAGCGGCGAGGCTTCGTGCCGACCAGCGCTATCGGGCCGAGTTGCTCACCGCCGTCATCGAGCGCGGGCAACGCGACGGTGAGATCAGCCGCGACAAGGACGCGCGCACCCTCGCCCTGTTCGTGATCGCCACCATCGGCGGACTCCAGGTGGCCGCGCGCGGCGGCGCCGATCGCGACGAACGCGCGGCCATCGCCGCCACCGCTCTCGGAGCCCTGTAA
- a CDS encoding class I SAM-dependent methyltransferase, which produces MGIYNDQVVPRLVEVACGIKANDKLRAQVCGGLSGRVVEIGFGSGLNVPFYPPAVQSVSAVEPADLGWKLAGKRVAAATVPIERAGLDGQSLPFADNSFDAAVSTWTMCTIPDIDAALAEVRRVLVPGGTLHFVEHGLAPDAKVQAWQHRLNPIQNAVAGGCNLNRDIRGLIENAGFQMREVEVFYGGWPKFMVAQTIGVAVSP; this is translated from the coding sequence GTGGGTATCTACAACGATCAGGTGGTCCCCCGGCTCGTCGAGGTCGCGTGCGGGATCAAGGCCAACGACAAGCTGCGCGCGCAGGTGTGCGGCGGACTGTCCGGCCGGGTGGTCGAGATCGGCTTCGGATCCGGGCTGAACGTGCCGTTCTATCCGCCTGCCGTGCAGTCGGTGAGCGCGGTCGAACCGGCCGATCTCGGCTGGAAACTGGCTGGGAAACGGGTGGCAGCGGCGACGGTGCCGATCGAGCGCGCCGGGTTGGACGGCCAGTCGCTGCCCTTCGCCGACAACAGTTTCGACGCGGCGGTATCGACCTGGACCATGTGCACCATCCCCGATATCGACGCCGCGCTGGCGGAGGTCCGCCGGGTACTCGTTCCCGGTGGCACGCTGCATTTCGTCGAACACGGGCTCGCGCCGGACGCCAAGGTGCAGGCCTGGCAGCACCGGCTCAATCCGATCCAGAACGCCGTCGCCGGCGGGTGCAATCTGAATCGTGATATCCGCGGGCTGATCGAGAACGCCGGGTTCCAGATGCGCGAGGTCGAGGTCTTCTACGGCGGGTGGCCGAAGTTCATGGTCGCGCAGACCATCGGAGTCGCCGTCTCGCCGTAG
- a CDS encoding Cmx/CmrA family chloramphenicol efflux MFS transporter: MPVAIYILGLSIFAQGTSELMLAGLLTEMSADLGVSVPRAGLLISAFALGMLAGAPVLAVLTLRWSRRTALLVFLAIFIGAHIVGALATDYWVVFATRVVAAFVYAGFWAVAAATAISLVPATMRGRAMSVVAGGLTVATVVGLPLGTVIGQHFGWRAAFWAVAILSAPAMAGVLAKIPGGRPARTPRVRTELAAMIRPRLWLSYALTAVATGALLVTFSYLGAMLTETTGLAESWVPAVLAGYGAGALAGIVVGGRVADRYPMRTLTVGVGGLIVTSALIAVTASHIAPMVVLSIALGAFGFGTNPVLTSRVFALAPEAPTMAAAVNTSAFNVGITAGPWLGGLALTAGLGYPATAWIGAVLGLVGLGLVGCVAAVQRRDGSERAAEVPGELPVAEPVHV; this comes from the coding sequence GTGCCCGTAGCCATCTACATCCTGGGCCTATCGATATTCGCCCAGGGCACTTCGGAGCTGATGCTCGCCGGACTGCTCACCGAGATGTCGGCCGACCTCGGTGTCTCGGTTCCCCGTGCCGGACTGCTGATCTCGGCCTTCGCGCTGGGCATGCTGGCCGGCGCGCCCGTGCTGGCCGTGCTGACCTTGCGGTGGTCGCGGCGCACCGCACTGCTGGTGTTCCTCGCGATCTTCATCGGCGCGCATATCGTCGGCGCGCTGGCCACCGACTACTGGGTGGTGTTCGCGACGCGCGTGGTCGCGGCATTCGTCTACGCCGGATTCTGGGCGGTGGCGGCCGCCACGGCGATCAGCCTGGTGCCGGCGACGATGCGCGGGCGGGCGATGAGCGTGGTGGCCGGCGGGTTGACCGTCGCCACCGTCGTCGGACTGCCGCTGGGCACCGTCATCGGACAGCATTTCGGCTGGCGGGCCGCGTTCTGGGCGGTCGCGATCCTGTCAGCGCCGGCGATGGCCGGTGTGCTGGCCAAGATTCCCGGCGGCCGCCCGGCCCGAACCCCGCGGGTGCGTACCGAACTGGCCGCGATGATCCGGCCGCGGCTGTGGTTGTCCTATGCCCTGACGGCCGTGGCGACCGGCGCCCTGCTCGTCACCTTCTCGTACCTGGGCGCCATGCTCACCGAGACCACCGGGCTGGCCGAATCCTGGGTGCCTGCGGTGCTGGCCGGCTACGGTGCGGGCGCGCTGGCCGGCATCGTCGTCGGCGGCCGGGTGGCCGACCGGTATCCGATGCGCACGCTGACCGTCGGCGTCGGCGGGTTGATCGTGACCTCGGCGCTGATCGCGGTGACCGCCTCCCACATCGCGCCGATGGTCGTGCTCTCGATTGCCTTGGGGGCCTTCGGATTCGGCACCAACCCGGTGCTGACCTCCCGCGTGTTCGCCCTCGCTCCCGAAGCACCGACCATGGCGGCGGCGGTGAACACCTCGGCGTTCAATGTGGGTATCACAGCGGGTCCGTGGCTGGGCGGGCTCGCACTCACCGCCGGGCTCGGGTATCCGGCGACGGCGTGGATCGGTGCGGTGCTCGGGCTGGTGGGGCTGGGTCTGGTGGGGTGTGTTGCGGCTGTTCAGCGGCGAGACGGTAGCGAGCGGGCGGCCGAGGTTCCCGGCGAACTTCCGGTCGCGGAACCGGTCCACGTCTGA
- a CDS encoding helix-turn-helix transcriptional regulator produces the protein MLHGREAEQAEIDRLLEAARAGRSGALVLRGDAGIGKTALLDYAAAQGIPAARSAGIESEAELPFAGLHMLVRPGMELVERLPEQQRDALRGAFGLAPRDPGDRMLIGLAVLTLLAEESADGPLLCLIDDAHWLDRATAEALLFAARRLDAEGVVMLFATRAGASDFPAPGIPELRLTGLRQEAAAALIDSTAPDLAPVLRYRLLTEAAGNPLALRELPALLAAEAPGAGANPLPITDRLRMAFHGQISGLPDATSTALLVAAAAHTADLATVLRAAETLGARLSDLRPAEDAGLVHSDGSTLAFRHPMLRSAVYQGAGLSRRLEAHRALADVSTAPEDADLRAWHLAAAATGTDESAAAALEETAERARVRSGYHGAVAAYERAADLSTDAEARVRRLVLAAETAVEAGQFDRARLLAERAAPLGRDPSVAARLDSVRGTAEFGAGRPRTAHELLLSAADGTGDPSRAARILAQAVHAAWYVGAGELAEVAERVRGLRLPPDDPMAPIIEYLLAATLDIRPEPAGRYAAAGQSAPRAVTTTSSSARPVNSPSQLDTRHLQQVPAVDSERPITAPAADGGDQAPATNSQASPASSVRSRLAGTDPHPRLARTDLRTAAAAAQRNGADSPRDLVQMCGAGLVVGADEQVGELARTLLAQCREQGRIALLPPLLFFRAEAELFLGRPRESRVAAAEGVRIAEDIGNGHWVSQLCGFLAYLGALEGSEAECGELVGKALAEDLGGPDAAGATWTHAALGLLDLGLGRVDGALSRLTALTVEPARHQVIGLRVLPDLVEAAVRADAMPAANEARTRLTTWAQTTGADWIGALDHRARALTTPDESAEQHFRAALIPGGRPFDTARTQLLFGEWLRRDKRKTEARTQLEAAAETFGRLGFTPWAQRARTELAALGVGAATRPAHGLAAALTPQELQIVRLAAQGMSNRDIAAQLVLSPRTVGHHLYKAYPKLGVVSRGELADLPLDPD, from the coding sequence ATGCTGCATGGACGCGAAGCCGAACAAGCCGAGATCGATCGGCTGCTCGAGGCGGCGCGCGCCGGACGCAGTGGGGCACTCGTTTTGCGCGGGGACGCCGGGATCGGAAAGACGGCGTTGCTTGATTATGCTGCGGCGCAGGGTATTCCGGCGGCGCGCAGTGCGGGAATCGAGTCCGAGGCTGAGCTGCCGTTCGCGGGGCTGCACATGTTGGTGCGTCCGGGCATGGAGTTGGTGGAGCGGCTGCCGGAGCAGCAGCGTGACGCACTGCGCGGGGCGTTCGGGCTGGCGCCGCGCGATCCTGGTGATCGGATGCTGATCGGGCTGGCGGTGCTGACCCTGCTGGCGGAGGAGTCCGCCGACGGGCCGCTGCTGTGCCTGATCGACGACGCGCACTGGCTCGACCGCGCCACGGCCGAAGCCCTGCTGTTCGCCGCGCGCAGGCTCGACGCCGAGGGCGTGGTGATGCTGTTCGCCACGCGCGCAGGCGCTTCCGATTTCCCGGCGCCGGGTATCCCGGAACTGCGGTTGACCGGCTTGCGGCAGGAGGCCGCGGCCGCCCTGATCGACAGCACAGCCCCCGACCTCGCGCCGGTGCTGCGCTACCGGCTGCTCACCGAAGCGGCCGGAAACCCGCTGGCGCTGCGGGAACTGCCCGCATTACTGGCGGCCGAAGCGCCAGGCGCGGGCGCGAATCCGCTGCCGATCACCGACCGGCTACGCATGGCCTTCCACGGGCAGATCAGTGGGCTACCGGACGCCACGTCGACGGCGCTGCTGGTGGCGGCGGCCGCGCACACCGCCGATCTGGCGACGGTGCTGCGCGCAGCCGAAACGCTGGGCGCCCGGCTGAGTGATCTGCGGCCGGCCGAGGATGCGGGGCTGGTGCACAGCGACGGAAGCACGCTCGCGTTCCGTCATCCGATGCTGCGCTCGGCGGTGTATCAGGGCGCGGGACTGAGCCGGCGCCTGGAAGCCCATCGCGCGCTGGCCGACGTCTCGACCGCACCCGAGGATGCCGACCTGCGCGCCTGGCATCTCGCCGCCGCCGCGACCGGCACCGATGAATCGGCAGCGGCAGCGTTGGAGGAGACTGCCGAACGGGCCCGCGTGCGCAGCGGCTACCACGGCGCGGTCGCGGCCTACGAGCGGGCAGCGGACCTGAGTACCGACGCTGAAGCCCGCGTGCGCAGGCTGGTGCTCGCTGCCGAAACCGCCGTGGAGGCCGGGCAATTCGACCGCGCACGGCTGCTGGCCGAACGCGCCGCGCCGCTCGGCCGCGACCCATCGGTGGCGGCGCGACTCGATTCGGTGCGCGGCACCGCCGAATTCGGCGCCGGCCGCCCGCGCACCGCCCATGAACTGCTGCTGAGCGCCGCCGACGGCACGGGCGATCCGTCTCGGGCCGCGCGGATTCTGGCTCAGGCCGTGCATGCCGCATGGTATGTCGGCGCGGGGGAACTCGCCGAGGTCGCCGAGCGGGTCCGGGGACTGCGATTGCCGCCGGACGATCCGATGGCGCCGATCATCGAGTATCTGCTCGCAGCGACGCTGGATATCCGGCCCGAGCCCGCGGGGCGGTACGCCGCTGCGGGCCAGTCCGCGCCGAGGGCGGTGACCACGACCAGCAGCTCCGCCAGACCGGTGAATAGCCCGTCGCAACTCGATACCCGGCACCTCCAGCAGGTACCGGCGGTCGACTCCGAGCGCCCCATCACCGCACCGGCCGCCGACGGAGGTGACCAGGCACCCGCCACTAACTCGCAGGCCAGCCCTGCATCATCGGTTCGCTCGCGACTCGCGGGAACCGATCCGCACCCGAGACTCGCACGCACGGACCTGCGCACCGCCGCAGCCGCCGCGCAACGCAACGGCGCCGACAGCCCGCGTGATCTGGTGCAGATGTGTGGCGCGGGACTGGTCGTCGGCGCGGATGAGCAGGTTGGTGAGCTGGCCCGGACTCTGCTGGCGCAATGCCGCGAGCAGGGACGGATCGCGCTTTTACCGCCGCTGCTGTTCTTCCGCGCGGAGGCCGAACTGTTTCTCGGCCGGCCGCGGGAGTCGCGGGTCGCAGCGGCGGAGGGGGTGCGGATCGCCGAGGACATCGGCAATGGGCATTGGGTCAGTCAGTTGTGTGGCTTCCTGGCCTATCTCGGCGCGCTCGAAGGTTCGGAAGCCGAGTGCGGCGAGCTGGTCGGCAAGGCGCTGGCCGAGGACCTCGGCGGCCCCGACGCGGCGGGTGCGACCTGGACCCATGCCGCGCTCGGCCTGCTCGACCTCGGGCTCGGCCGCGTCGACGGCGCGTTGTCGCGGCTCACCGCACTCACCGTGGAACCGGCACGGCACCAGGTGATCGGGTTGCGGGTGCTGCCGGATCTGGTGGAGGCGGCGGTGCGGGCCGATGCCATGCCCGCAGCAAACGAGGCCCGCACCAGGCTGACGACGTGGGCGCAGACCACCGGCGCCGACTGGATCGGCGCCCTCGATCACCGAGCCCGCGCGCTCACCACACCGGACGAGAGCGCCGAACAGCACTTCCGCGCCGCCCTCATTCCCGGCGGCCGCCCGTTCGACACCGCGCGCACCCAGCTGCTTTTCGGGGAATGGTTGCGTCGCGACAAACGCAAGACCGAGGCGCGCACCCAGCTCGAGGCCGCGGCCGAAACCTTCGGTCGGCTCGGGTTCACGCCGTGGGCCCAGCGTGCGCGCACCGAACTCGCCGCGCTCGGCGTCGGTGCGGCGACCCGGCCCGCGCACGGGCTCGCCGCCGCGTTGACGCCGCAGGAATTGCAGATCGTCCGGTTGGCGGCGCAGGGGATGTCGAATCGGGATATCGCCGCGCAGCTGGTGCTGAGCCCGCGCACGGTCGGTCATCACCTGTACAAGGCGTATCCGAAGCTCGGGGTGGTCTCGCGCGGGGAACTGGCGGATCTGCCGCTGGATCCGGACTGA
- a CDS encoding nitroreductase family deazaflavin-dependent oxidoreductase, whose translation MPLTGEYAPSTSDWARKQAETYENSGGEKGTTLNGVPVVLLTTRGAKTGKLRKTPLMRVEHDGEYAVVASLGGAPKHPVWYHNIKADPHVELRDGTVTRDYTAREVIGAEKALWWERAVAVWPDYAEYQKKTTREIPVFVLTPH comes from the coding sequence ATGCCATTGACAGGGGAATACGCACCGAGCACCTCCGACTGGGCCCGCAAGCAGGCCGAAACCTACGAGAACTCCGGCGGCGAGAAGGGCACCACGCTCAACGGCGTGCCCGTCGTGCTGCTCACCACCCGCGGCGCCAAGACCGGCAAACTGCGCAAGACGCCGTTGATGCGGGTCGAGCACGACGGTGAGTACGCGGTCGTCGCCTCGCTGGGCGGCGCGCCCAAGCATCCGGTCTGGTACCACAACATCAAGGCCGATCCGCATGTCGAACTGCGCGACGGCACCGTCACCAGGGACTACACCGCGCGTGAGGTCATCGGCGCGGAGAAGGCGCTGTGGTGGGAGCGGGCCGTCGCGGTCTGGCCCGACTACGCCGAGTACCAGAAGAAGACCACCCGCGAGATCCCGGTCTTCGTCCTCACCCCGCACTGA
- the treZ gene encoding malto-oligosyltrehalose trehalohydrolase has translation MTLFEVWAPTPDRVRLDVGGAVHPMTRAADGWWRAQVEAAPGARYGYLLDDDPVVLPDPRSPRQPDGVHARSALHRIDPSAWTDTHWTGRQLAGAVFYELHIGTFTPAGTFDAAIERLDHLVRLGVTVVQVMPVNAFDGPRNWGYDGVLWYAVHEAYGGPDGLVRFVDACHARGLAVALDVVYNHLGPVGNYLPRFGPYLAEQRNTWGQRLNLDGPGSDEVRRYIIGNALRWFRDFHIDALRLDAVHALADTTAIHLLAELAAETDRLAAHLGRPLTLIAESDLNDPRLITARAAGGYGLAGQWNDDLHHAIHAAVSGERQGYYVDFGSLDCLARTWSHGFFHAATYSTFRGRRHGRPIDQATIPPSALLAYTCTHDQIGNRALGDRPSAYLSDGQLAVKAALALLAPNTPMLFMGEEWGARTPFQFFTSHTDPEVGAATAAGRREEFAEHGWSTDVIPDPQDPVTFARSKLNWAEPTEPTHARLLDCYRELLALRRGRPEFTDGWASLSDIDFDEEARWIVIRRGALALVCNLSNAPVTLPVTGTVVLCWAPPIQSDGATEVPGHCFVVLDTESR, from the coding sequence GTGACCTTGTTCGAGGTGTGGGCGCCGACGCCGGATCGGGTGCGCCTGGATGTCGGCGGCGCCGTCCATCCGATGACGCGGGCGGCCGACGGCTGGTGGCGCGCGCAGGTCGAGGCCGCACCCGGCGCCCGCTACGGCTACCTGCTCGACGACGACCCCGTCGTCCTCCCGGACCCGCGCTCACCCCGGCAACCCGACGGCGTGCACGCCCGCTCGGCGCTGCACCGCATCGACCCGAGCGCCTGGACCGATACCCACTGGACCGGCAGGCAGCTCGCGGGCGCGGTGTTCTACGAACTGCACATCGGCACCTTCACCCCGGCCGGGACCTTCGACGCCGCGATCGAACGCCTCGATCATCTGGTGCGGCTGGGTGTGACGGTGGTGCAGGTGATGCCGGTCAACGCCTTCGACGGCCCGCGCAACTGGGGCTACGACGGGGTGCTCTGGTATGCGGTGCACGAGGCGTACGGCGGGCCGGACGGTCTGGTCCGCTTTGTCGATGCCTGTCATGCGCGCGGTCTGGCGGTCGCGCTCGATGTGGTCTACAACCATCTCGGCCCCGTCGGCAACTATCTGCCGCGGTTCGGCCCCTATCTGGCCGAGCAGCGCAACACCTGGGGGCAGCGGCTGAACCTGGACGGTCCCGGATCGGATGAGGTGCGCCGCTACATCATCGGCAATGCGCTGCGCTGGTTCCGTGATTTCCATATCGATGCGCTGCGCCTGGACGCGGTGCACGCGCTCGCCGACACCACCGCCATCCACCTGCTGGCCGAACTGGCCGCCGAAACCGACCGCCTCGCCGCGCATCTGGGCCGCCCGCTGACGTTGATCGCCGAAAGCGACCTCAACGATCCGCGACTGATCACCGCACGCGCGGCCGGCGGGTACGGGCTCGCCGGGCAGTGGAACGACGACCTGCACCATGCCATCCATGCGGCCGTCTCGGGTGAACGGCAGGGCTACTACGTCGATTTCGGTTCCCTGGACTGCCTGGCCCGCACCTGGTCGCACGGGTTCTTCCACGCCGCAACCTATTCCACCTTCCGTGGTCGCAGGCATGGCCGGCCCATCGACCAGGCGACCATCCCACCGTCGGCCCTGTTGGCCTACACCTGCACCCACGACCAGATCGGCAACCGCGCCCTCGGCGATCGGCCCAGCGCCTACCTATCCGACGGGCAGCTCGCGGTCAAGGCGGCGCTGGCGCTGCTCGCGCCAAACACGCCGATGCTGTTCATGGGGGAGGAGTGGGGTGCGCGCACACCGTTCCAGTTCTTCACCTCGCACACCGATCCCGAGGTCGGTGCCGCCACCGCCGCCGGGCGTCGCGAAGAATTCGCCGAGCACGGCTGGTCCACCGACGTCATCCCCGATCCGCAGGACCCTGTCACGTTCGCGCGCTCGAAGCTGAACTGGGCCGAACCCACCGAGCCCACCCATGCCCGTCTGCTCGACTGCTACCGCGAGCTGCTCGCACTACGCCGCGGCCGCCCGGAGTTCACCGACGGCTGGGCGTCCTTGTCCGACATCGACTTCGACGAAGAGGCCCGCTGGATCGTGATCCGCCGAGGTGCCTTGGCGCTGGTGTGCAACCTCTCCAACGCGCCCGTGACGCTGCCGGTGACGGGAACCGTGGTGCTCTGCTGGGCTCCGCCGATTCAGAGCGATGGCGCGACCGAGGTGCCCGGCCATTGCTTCGTGGTCCTCGATACCGAGTCGCGGTGA